GGCAGCGGGAGACGGCCGAATCCTTGGCTCGGGCTTTCGTGGAGCGTTATGGTGGGCGGTACAAGCGGGCGGTGGAGGTGCTGGTCCAGGGTTTGGAGGAGGCCCTGACCTACCTGGACTTTCCCAGCGGCCATCAGAAGCACATCAAGAGCACGAATGTGCTGGAGCGACTTTTCAAGGAGGTGAAGCGGAGGACGAGGGTGGAAGGCGTATTCCCGAGCAAGAAGAGCCTGACGAACCTGGCCACGGTGGTGATGCTGAGGGCGAGTGAAGACTGGGCTTAGAGGCGCTACATGGACATGACCCGCTAAGGGCTATGGAATAGTTTAGGATGTGGGCCATGAGAGTTTTAGAAATCCAGCTCCCCTATCGCCTGGTCAAGCCCCGCGCCTTTCCAAGGGTCCTCCTGGGCTTGAGCCTGGTCCCGGCCCTGGTTGCCGGCCTTATCGTCTTTGGCTTTCCGCCCTGGCAGGGAGGAGTCCTGGGGCTCGTCCTCCTCACCGCCTTAGCCCACCTTCTCGCCTTCTTCTCCACCGACCGCATGGCCCGCTACCCCGGGGGCCGTGAGGCCTGGGGCCTCGTGGCCTTCAACCTCCTCCTTTTCACCCTGCTCCTCATCGCCTTCCTGGCCCTGGGCCGGCTTTACTACTCACGGGCCTACCTCCTCCTTTCCACCCTCCTGGCCTTCCCCCTCCTTCTCCTCTACCTCCGCCTCCTGCCCCCCGTGCGGCTGGCCCTGGTGCCTGGGGGGCTTTCCGATCGGCTGGGG
The sequence above is a segment of the Thermus filiformis genome. Coding sequences within it:
- a CDS encoding transposase, coding for MARQRETAESLARAFVERYGGRYKRAVEVLVQGLEEALTYLDFPSGHQKHIKSTNVLERLFKEVKRRTRVEGVFPSKKSLTNLATVVMLRASEDWA